A section of the Brachyhypopomus gauderio isolate BG-103 chromosome 13, BGAUD_0.2, whole genome shotgun sequence genome encodes:
- the arhgap21a gene encoding rho GTPase-activating protein 21a isoform X7 translates to MLTEVPWACVGAAYSHDAYLKGNEAYSGNAQNIPEPPPICYPRIEAKSAGMVLAEGSPGPSEALCGAGQGAGQRACRRSNPELGYRMEIPVPPLSPPPSQVVQSQAVVRVYSESARAGAEPAVSEQPPPPTWSGSTPSHRTEENRYSPPPAAPPPDSATGWARGPVSTALSPAAGAQLQCSPSRAPELAGFSSPVQIHSQSYPDVSPTAAPSPRPTEAAAPASSPFASATTSPCSTRPNIDWRNYTTYKEYIDNKRLYMYGCRTIQERLDSLRAAAARGTPDHSKQPSGCETGRAVGGAQLRRRSASHERGHASPAVAPPPRSASQDRLSGAERTATSRDWPRSASEDTIMSPPVGLHKPRARSWDYLGRQSEGGTSLLGRRGHAEAEERPLLYEAGRQPAALRTAAQPHRTASGYAHDRRGGSFPGLSAAPLLPKGTDPTLSSRTQSLGDTAAPQPARLATQTLVPSSPATSYVASALASLHASNGSSAGTAPPEDQRPAANHLPPAPQHAQRAQTESPHESNGEAGPGVGSASCTAHAKSPSTQQSGALPTGNGSVAGPHPSRREGEGIEGADVTVVVLRRQKSGAPPLRHPSYIQAVNESEGPGDRPADTPTCWLPNDSRRDMHMLHLGEQHKVSGSSHLDDSLDSIPFIDEPSSPSVEHDVAHIPACAVISSTPVIATIPPSPTSPSALLRRQLSHDQDSMRLTILESDSGTKTERSKSYDEGLDHFREARGRSIKQLPGLRGLRKAVDRSSEDSGSRRDSSSDVFNDATKEGLLFFRQLNSDKGKRVGSGMRPWKQMYAVLRGCSLYLYKDKKEGQAHASSQTEDEPRPISIKACLIDISYSDTKRKNVLRLTTSDCEYLFQAEDRDDMLSWIRAIQESSNLDEENALITSTDLINRKIKEYNTLMSPSSSKTEPSPKSSRQSLSIRHTLLGGKGENKGTSLHSPSKEQERRSLHKDDTSPPKDRGPWRKAIPGLMRKPFEKKASPGVTFGVRLDDCPPAHNNRFVPLIVEVCCNLVEERGLEYTGIYRVPGNNAAISSMQDELNKGVGDIDIQEDKWKDLNVISSLLKSFFRKLPEPLFTNEKYADFIDANRTEDPVERLRALKKLLHELPDHHYETLKFLSAHLKTVAENSEKNKMEPRNLAIVFGPTLVRTSDDNMTHMVTHMPDQYKIVETLIQHYDWFFTEDGDEEPATSVQQESAVETQPVPNIDHLLTNIGRTATSPGEVSDSPTSDSAKSKGSWGSGKDQYSRELVSSIFAAANRKRKKQQDKLLASSSDDDLDPVFPKKELPNQNQNPKQGQQAAAGHTCPVPHELAAGAKHDGKDGEITPKSRKEHRNSFFVREKIQPTQPSPSPKHSVSPNRTPAPPKHSLSDPPSQVDETTSDLGTMSSGASMPRSRPRRWGTVPPAGLELSPVGPAGASATAEVSSITSDYSTTSSNTFLTGVESSVFSPEVQSVAESRGGDEADDERSELISEGRPMETDSESEFPVFTSEGAATSALDCLPGKSGPTREVDNGAQKPESRRLLPSHKLIECDTLSRRRSLRQKTDSESSVEGGASGGGRVPSRSEPNRLSRVLEAMKKGRSSGSLSSTSSSRSESERGEPARRLKITERLKSHLRSSADDMFGLGGQRSRSSEVGSRKKGVRRRHTMGGQRDFGELAVINDWREQGGPDQGAELSPADRPKPQRGTRDVSIRDWIARERWRGAGSRAGVQPSRSEVKAGGGEALCNPASAPNPQMSMDEVNGGAGVQGKGLTLGTDAHPHRLSGAHVRSRFYQCL, encoded by the exons ATGTTAACGGAGGTGCCGTGGGCTTGTGTTGGAGCG GCCTATTCCCACGATGCATACCTCAAAGGAAATGAAGCATACAGCGGAAATGCCCAGAACATCCCCGAGCCTCCTCCCATATGCTACCCGCGGATAGAAGCTAAGAGCGCAGGCATGGTGCTAGCTGAAGGGTCTCCAGGGCCCTCCGAGGCCTTGtgtggggcggggcagggggcggggcaaagGGCATGCCGGCGTTCTAATCCCGAGCTGGGCTACCGCATGGAGATCCCCGTTCCACCTTTATCCCCGCCTCCCTCTCAGGTCGTCCAATCCCAGGCTGTGGTGCGTGTGTACAGCGAGAGCGCAAGggcaggggcggagcctgccGTCTCGGAGCAGCCGCCCCCGCCCACCTGGTCCGGATCCACTCCCAGCCACAGGACTGAGGAGAACAGGTACTCCCCGCCGCCCGCCGCGCCTCCCCCCGACTCTGCCACGGGCTGGGCCCGAGGCCCCGTCTCCACCGCCCTCTCTCCCGCCGCAGGGGCCCAGCTGCAGTGCAGCCCCAGCAGGGCCCCAGAGCTGGCGGGCTTCTCCAGCCCCGTTCAGATACACAGCCAGTCCTACCCCGACGTCTCCCCCACCGCCGCACCCTCGCCGAGGCCCACCGAGGCTGCAGCGCCCGCCTCTAGCCCCTTCGCCTCCGCTACCACGTCGCCCTGCTCCACCCGCCCCAACATCGACTGGAGGAACTACACCACCTACAAGGAGTACATCGACAACAAGCGGCTCTATATGTACGGCTGCCGGACCATTCAGGAGCGCCTGGATAGTCTCCGGGCAGCGGCGGCACGCGGGACACCCGACCACAGCAAGCAGCCGTCGGGCTGCGAGACGGGACGGGCCGTGGGCGGAGCCCAGCTTCGGCGGAGGAGCGCGTCTCACGAACGGGGTCACGCGAGCCCTGCCGTGGCTCCGCCTCCCCGAAGCGCATCTCAGGACAGGCTGTCGGGGGCGGAGCGTACGGCAACATCGCGGGACTGGCCCCGGAGTGCCTCGGAGGACACCATCATGTCCCCGCCGGTGGGCCTGCACAAGCCCCGGGCGCGCTCCTGGGACTACCTTGGTAGGCAGAGCGAGGGCGGGACTTCGCTGCTGGGGAGGCGTGGCCATGCGGAGGCAGAGGAGAGGCCACTGCTTTACGAGGCCGGCAGGCAACCCGCCGCGTTACGCACAGCGGCCCAGCCGCACAGAACCGCGAGTGGGTACGCCCATGACCGGCGAGGTGGGAGTTTCCCAGGACTGTCTGCCGCTCCACTCTTGCCCAAAGGTACCGACCCGACGCTGAGCTCCAGAACGCAGAGTCTGGGCGACACCGCTGCTCCACAGCCGGCCCGCCTCGCCACGCAGACGTTGGTCCCGAGCTCGCCCGCTACCTCCTACGTGGCCTCCGCTCTGGCCTCCTTACACGCCAGCAATGGCAGCAGTGCAGGCACAGCGCCCCCTGAAGACCAAAGGCCCGCGGCCAACCACCTGCCCCCTGCACCGCAGCACGCACAGCGGGCACAGACTGAAAGCCCGCATGAGTCCAACGGGGAGGCGGGGCCTGGAGTCGGCTCCGCCTCCTGCACCGCTCATGCCAAAAGCCCCAGTACACAACAGAGTGGCGCGTTGCCCACCGGCAACGGCTCCGTCGCGGGGCCACACCCCTccaggagggagggggagggcaTCGAAGGCGCCGATGTCACAGTTGTGGTTCTGAGGCGGCAGAAGTCAGGAGCTCCGCCCCTCCGCCACCCCTCCTACATCCAGGCCGTCAATGAGAGCGAGGGCCCAGGAGACAGACCGGCTGACACGCCCACATGCTGGCTGCCCAATGACTCCCGCCGGGACATGCACATGCTGCATCTCGGGGAGCAACACAAGGTCTCAGGCTCCTCCCACCTGGACGACTCACTGGACTCCATCCCCTTCATTG ATGAACCGTCCAGTCCTAGTGTGGAGCACGACGTGGCCCACATTCCTGCATGCGCTGTGATCTCCAGCACGCCGGTCATCGCCACCATCCCGCCGAGCCCCACCTCACCCTCTGCCCTGCTCCGCCGACAGTTGTCCCACGACCAAG ACTCCATGCGGCTCACGATTCTGGAGTCGGATTCCGGTACCAAAACGGAGCGATCCAAGTCCTACGACGAGGGTCTGGATCATTTTCGGGAAGCACGTGG gaGGTCGATAAAACAACTCCCTGGACTCAGAGGCCTTAGGAAG GCTGTGGACAGGTCTTCTGAAGACTCCGGCTCCAGGAGGGACTCTTCTTCAGACGTCTTCAATGATGCCACCAAGGAGGGGCTTCTCTTCTTCCGTCAACTAAACTCGGACAAGGGAAAG CGTGTAGGCAGTGGCATGCGACCATGGAAACAGATGTATGCAGTCCTCCGTGGCTGTTCCCTTTACCTATACAAGGACAAAAAGGAGGGGCAAGCCCATGCCAGCTCCCAGACCGAAGATGAACCTCGGCCAATCAGCATCAAGGCTTGCCTGATTGACATCTCCTACAGTGATACAAAACGGAAGAACGTGCTTCGGCTGACCACGTCGGACTGCGAGTACCTGTTCCAGGCCGAGGACCGGGACGACATGCTGTCCTGGATCAGAGCCATCCAGGAGAGCAGCAACCTGGACGAGGAG AATGCACTGATTACGAGCACAGACCTCATCAACCGCAAAATAAAGGAGTACAACACTCTCATGAG TCCATCCAGCAGTAAAACAGAGCCATCTCCCAAGTCCTCCCGCCAGTCCCTGAGTATCAGACACACACTGCTGGGGGGGAAAGGGGAGAATAAAGGGACTAGTCTACATTCACCCAGCAAGGAGCAGGAGAGGAGGAGCTTGCACAAAG ATGACACAAGCCCACCTAAGGACAGAGGGCCATGGAGGAAAGCCATCCCAGGGCTCATGAGGAAGCCCTTTGAGAAGAAGGCCTCTCCAGGGGTCACGTTCGGCGTGAGGTTGGACGACTGCCCTCCCGCACACAACAACAGA tttgttCCTCTGATTGTGGAGGTATGCTGTAATctagtggaggagagggggctAGAGTACACTGGTATTTACCGAGTGCCCGGAAACAACGCCGCCATTTCTAGTATGCAGGACGAGTTGAACAAGGGTGTGGGAGACATCGATATCCAAGAGGAC AAATGGAAGGACCTAAATGTGATCAGCAGTTTACTGAAATCCTTCTTCCGGAAGCTTCCAGAGCCTCTCTTCACAAATG AGAAATATGCTGACTTTATAGACGCCAACAGAACAGAGGACCCAGTGGAGAGACTGAGGGCACTAAAGAAACTG CTCCATGAGTTGCCAGATCACCACTATGAGACGCTCAAATTCCTCTCGGCGCATCTGAAAACCGTGGCAGAAAACTCTGAGAAGAACAAG ATGGAACCCCGGAACCTGGCCATCGTGTTCGGACCCACACTGGTGCGCACGTCTGACGACAACATGACCCACATGGTCACACACATGCCTGACCAGTACAAGATTGTGGAGACCCTCATTCAGCAT TATGACTGGTTCTTCACTGAAGATGGTGATGAAGAGCCAGCG ACTTCAGTTCAGCAGGAGAGTGCAGTGGAGACTCAGCCCGTGCCCAACATCGACCACCTGCTGACCAACATCGGGCGCACGGCTACCTCACCAGGGGAAGTGTCAG ATTCACCCACTAGTGATTCTGCTAAATCtaag GGCTCGTGGGGGTCAGGGAAGGACCAGTACAGTCGCGAGCTGGTCTCCTCCATCTTTGCTGCGGCCAACCGCAAGCGAAAGAAGCAGCAAGACAAACTCTTGGCCAGCAGCTCTGACGATGACCTGGATCCTGTCTTTCCTAAGAAGGAGCTCCccaaccagaaccagaacccgAAGCAGGGCCAGCAGGCTGCAGCAGGACATACCTGCCCCGTCCCACATGAGCTTGCTGCTGGAGCAAAGCATGATGGGAAAGATGGAGAAATCACACCGAAGAGCCGAAAGGAGCACAGGAACTCTTTCTTCGTTCGAGAAAAGATCCAGCCCACGCAGCCATCACCCTCCCCAAAACACTCCGTCTCACCCAACCGCACCCCGGCACCCCCCAAGCACTCCCTCTCTGACCCGCCTTCCCAGGTGGATGAGACTACCTCAGATCTGGGCACCATGAGCTCTGGCGCCTCCATGCCCAGGAGCAGGCCCAGGAGATGGGGCacagtgccccctgctggtctgGAGCTGTCTCCAGTTGGGCCTGCAGGAGCTTCTGCCACTGCAGAGGTAAGCTCCATCACCTCAGACTACTCGAccacctcctccaacacctTCCTGACGGGGGTGGAGTCAAGTGTTTTCAGTCCAGAAGTACAATCAGTGGCAGAGAGCCGGGGTGGGGACGAGGCCGATGACGAACGCAGTGAGCTCATCAGTGAGGGACGACCAATGGAGACAGACAGCGAGAGCGAGTTCCCCGTGTTCACCAGTGAGGGCGCTGCCACTTCTGCCTTGGACTGCTTGCCTGGCAAGTCTGGGCCTACTAGAGAAGTGGACAACGGTGCCCAAAAACCAGAAAGCCGCCGCCTTCTACCGTCACATAAGCTGATAGAGTGCGACACGTTGTCCAGGAGACGGTCTCTACGACAGAAAACAGACAGCGAATCGTCCGTTGAGGGTGGGGCCAGCGGTGGGGGGCGGGTGCCAAGCCGGAGCGAACCGAACCGCCTCTCTCGTGTTCTGGAGGCGATGAAGAAAGGGCGTTCCAGCGGCAGCCTgagctccacctcctcctcccgcAGCGAATCGGAACGCGGCGAGCCGGCCAGGCGGCTGAAAATCACAGAGAGGCTCAAGTCGCACCTGCGCTCATCTGCGGACGACATGTTCGGCCTGGGTGGGCAGAGGAGCCGCTCGTCTGAGGTGGGCAGCAGGAAGAAGGGTGTCAGACGACGACACACCATGGGCGGGCAGCGGGATTTCGGGGAGCTCGCCGTCATCAACGACTGGCGTGAGCAGGGTGGGCCAgaccagggggcggagctgtctCCTGCTGACCGCCCCAAACCCCAGCGTGGCACGCGTGACGTGTCCATCCGGGACTGGATTGCACGTGAGCGCTGGCGGGGGGCAGGGTCTCGAGCAGGCGTGCAGCCCAGCAGGTCAGAGGTGAAGGCAGGCGGTGGAGAGGCGCTGTGTAACCCTGCTTCAGCCCCGAACCCCCAGATGAGCATGGACGAGGTGAACGGGGGGGCAGGGGTGCAGGGGAAGGGCCTGACCCTGGGCACTgacgcacacccacacagactgtCAGGAGCACATGTCCGCTCCCGATTCTACCAATGCCTATAA
- the arhgap21a gene encoding rho GTPase-activating protein 21a isoform X4: MVNRNWSLICDMYCAFNSQAKRKDGRDQSESCPVSPATEEEPFSWAGPKTLHLCRTSVGFGFTLRHFIVYPPESAVHSLLKDEDSSSRGRPRNRLEPMDTIFVKQVKEGGPAHRAGLCTGDRIVKVNGESIIGKTYSQVIALIQNSDASLELCVMPKDEDILQLFSRDITALAYSHDAYLKGNEAYSGNAQNIPEPPPICYPRIEAKSAGMVLAEGSPGPSEALCGAGQGAGQRACRRSNPELGYRMEIPVPPLSPPPSQVVQSQAVVRVYSESARAGAEPAVSEQPPPPTWSGSTPSHRTEENRYSPPPAAPPPDSATGWARGPVSTALSPAAGAQLQCSPSRAPELAGFSSPVQIHSQSYPDVSPTAAPSPRPTEAAAPASSPFASATTSPCSTRPNIDWRNYTTYKEYIDNKRLYMYGCRTIQERLDSLRAAAARGTPDHSKQPSGCETGRAVGGAQLRRRSASHERGHASPAVAPPPRSASQDRLSGAERTATSRDWPRSASEDTIMSPPVGLHKPRARSWDYLGRQSEGGTSLLGRRGHAEAEERPLLYEAGRQPAALRTAAQPHRTASGYAHDRRGGSFPGLSAAPLLPKGTDPTLSSRTQSLGDTAAPQPARLATQTLVPSSPATSYVASALASLHASNGSSAGTAPPEDQRPAANHLPPAPQHAQRAQTESPHESNGEAGPGVGSASCTAHAKSPSTQQSGALPTGNGSVAGPHPSRREGEGIEGADVTVVVLRRQKSGAPPLRHPSYIQAVNESEGPGDRPADTPTCWLPNDSRRDMHMLHLGEQHKVSGSSHLDDSLDSIPFIDEPSSPSVEHDVAHIPACAVISSTPVIATIPPSPTSPSALLRRQLSHDQDSMRLTILESDSGTKTERSKSYDEGLDHFREARGRSIKQLPGLRGLRKAVDRSSEDSGSRRDSSSDVFNDATKEGLLFFRQLNSDKGKRVGSGMRPWKQMYAVLRGCSLYLYKDKKEGQAHASSQTEDEPRPISIKACLIDISYSDTKRKNVLRLTTSDCEYLFQAEDRDDMLSWIRAIQESSNLDEENALITSTDLINRKIKEYNTLMSPSSSKTEPSPKSSRQSLSIRHTLLGGKGENKGTSLHSPSKEQERRSLHKDDTSPPKDRGPWRKAIPGLMRKPFEKKASPGVTFGVRLDDCPPAHNNRFVPLIVEVCCNLVEERGLEYTGIYRVPGNNAAISSMQDELNKGVGDIDIQEDKWKDLNVISSLLKSFFRKLPEPLFTNEKYADFIDANRTEDPVERLRALKKLLHELPDHHYETLKFLSAHLKTVAENSEKNKMEPRNLAIVFGPTLVRTSDDNMTHMVTHMPDQYKIVETLIQHYDWFFTEDGDEEPATSVQQESAVETQPVPNIDHLLTNIGRTATSPGEVSDSPTSDSAKSKGSWGSGKDQYSRELVSSIFAAANRKRKKQQDKLLASSSDDDLDPVFPKKELPNQNQNPKQGQQAAAGHTCPVPHELAAGAKHDGKDGEITPKSRKEHRNSFFVREKIQPTQPSPSPKHSVSPNRTPAPPKHSLSDPPSQVDETTSDLGTMSSGASMPRSRPRRWGTVPPAGLELSPVGPAGASATAEVSSITSDYSTTSSNTFLTGVESSVFSPEVQSVAESRGGDEADDERSELISEGRPMETDSESEFPVFTSEGAATSALDCLPGKSGPTREVDNGAQKPESRRLLPSHKLIECDTLSRRRSLRQKTDSESSVEGGASGGGRVPSRSEPNRLSRVLEAMKKGRSSGSLSSTSSSRSESERGEPARRLKITERLKSHLRSSADDMFGLGGQRSRSSEVGSRKKGVRRRHTMGGQRDFGELAVINDWREQGGPDQGAELSPADRPKPQRGTRDVSIRDWIARERWRGAGSRAGVQPSRSEVKAGGGEALCNPASAPNPQMSMDEVNGGAGVQGKGLTLGTDAHPHRLSGAHVRSRFYQCL; the protein is encoded by the exons TGATGCATCTCTGGAGCTCTGCGTGATGCCAAAAGATGAAGACATTTTACAGTTG TTCTCCAGGGACATCACAGCTCTG GCCTATTCCCACGATGCATACCTCAAAGGAAATGAAGCATACAGCGGAAATGCCCAGAACATCCCCGAGCCTCCTCCCATATGCTACCCGCGGATAGAAGCTAAGAGCGCAGGCATGGTGCTAGCTGAAGGGTCTCCAGGGCCCTCCGAGGCCTTGtgtggggcggggcagggggcggggcaaagGGCATGCCGGCGTTCTAATCCCGAGCTGGGCTACCGCATGGAGATCCCCGTTCCACCTTTATCCCCGCCTCCCTCTCAGGTCGTCCAATCCCAGGCTGTGGTGCGTGTGTACAGCGAGAGCGCAAGggcaggggcggagcctgccGTCTCGGAGCAGCCGCCCCCGCCCACCTGGTCCGGATCCACTCCCAGCCACAGGACTGAGGAGAACAGGTACTCCCCGCCGCCCGCCGCGCCTCCCCCCGACTCTGCCACGGGCTGGGCCCGAGGCCCCGTCTCCACCGCCCTCTCTCCCGCCGCAGGGGCCCAGCTGCAGTGCAGCCCCAGCAGGGCCCCAGAGCTGGCGGGCTTCTCCAGCCCCGTTCAGATACACAGCCAGTCCTACCCCGACGTCTCCCCCACCGCCGCACCCTCGCCGAGGCCCACCGAGGCTGCAGCGCCCGCCTCTAGCCCCTTCGCCTCCGCTACCACGTCGCCCTGCTCCACCCGCCCCAACATCGACTGGAGGAACTACACCACCTACAAGGAGTACATCGACAACAAGCGGCTCTATATGTACGGCTGCCGGACCATTCAGGAGCGCCTGGATAGTCTCCGGGCAGCGGCGGCACGCGGGACACCCGACCACAGCAAGCAGCCGTCGGGCTGCGAGACGGGACGGGCCGTGGGCGGAGCCCAGCTTCGGCGGAGGAGCGCGTCTCACGAACGGGGTCACGCGAGCCCTGCCGTGGCTCCGCCTCCCCGAAGCGCATCTCAGGACAGGCTGTCGGGGGCGGAGCGTACGGCAACATCGCGGGACTGGCCCCGGAGTGCCTCGGAGGACACCATCATGTCCCCGCCGGTGGGCCTGCACAAGCCCCGGGCGCGCTCCTGGGACTACCTTGGTAGGCAGAGCGAGGGCGGGACTTCGCTGCTGGGGAGGCGTGGCCATGCGGAGGCAGAGGAGAGGCCACTGCTTTACGAGGCCGGCAGGCAACCCGCCGCGTTACGCACAGCGGCCCAGCCGCACAGAACCGCGAGTGGGTACGCCCATGACCGGCGAGGTGGGAGTTTCCCAGGACTGTCTGCCGCTCCACTCTTGCCCAAAGGTACCGACCCGACGCTGAGCTCCAGAACGCAGAGTCTGGGCGACACCGCTGCTCCACAGCCGGCCCGCCTCGCCACGCAGACGTTGGTCCCGAGCTCGCCCGCTACCTCCTACGTGGCCTCCGCTCTGGCCTCCTTACACGCCAGCAATGGCAGCAGTGCAGGCACAGCGCCCCCTGAAGACCAAAGGCCCGCGGCCAACCACCTGCCCCCTGCACCGCAGCACGCACAGCGGGCACAGACTGAAAGCCCGCATGAGTCCAACGGGGAGGCGGGGCCTGGAGTCGGCTCCGCCTCCTGCACCGCTCATGCCAAAAGCCCCAGTACACAACAGAGTGGCGCGTTGCCCACCGGCAACGGCTCCGTCGCGGGGCCACACCCCTccaggagggagggggagggcaTCGAAGGCGCCGATGTCACAGTTGTGGTTCTGAGGCGGCAGAAGTCAGGAGCTCCGCCCCTCCGCCACCCCTCCTACATCCAGGCCGTCAATGAGAGCGAGGGCCCAGGAGACAGACCGGCTGACACGCCCACATGCTGGCTGCCCAATGACTCCCGCCGGGACATGCACATGCTGCATCTCGGGGAGCAACACAAGGTCTCAGGCTCCTCCCACCTGGACGACTCACTGGACTCCATCCCCTTCATTG ATGAACCGTCCAGTCCTAGTGTGGAGCACGACGTGGCCCACATTCCTGCATGCGCTGTGATCTCCAGCACGCCGGTCATCGCCACCATCCCGCCGAGCCCCACCTCACCCTCTGCCCTGCTCCGCCGACAGTTGTCCCACGACCAAG ACTCCATGCGGCTCACGATTCTGGAGTCGGATTCCGGTACCAAAACGGAGCGATCCAAGTCCTACGACGAGGGTCTGGATCATTTTCGGGAAGCACGTGG gaGGTCGATAAAACAACTCCCTGGACTCAGAGGCCTTAGGAAG GCTGTGGACAGGTCTTCTGAAGACTCCGGCTCCAGGAGGGACTCTTCTTCAGACGTCTTCAATGATGCCACCAAGGAGGGGCTTCTCTTCTTCCGTCAACTAAACTCGGACAAGGGAAAG CGTGTAGGCAGTGGCATGCGACCATGGAAACAGATGTATGCAGTCCTCCGTGGCTGTTCCCTTTACCTATACAAGGACAAAAAGGAGGGGCAAGCCCATGCCAGCTCCCAGACCGAAGATGAACCTCGGCCAATCAGCATCAAGGCTTGCCTGATTGACATCTCCTACAGTGATACAAAACGGAAGAACGTGCTTCGGCTGACCACGTCGGACTGCGAGTACCTGTTCCAGGCCGAGGACCGGGACGACATGCTGTCCTGGATCAGAGCCATCCAGGAGAGCAGCAACCTGGACGAGGAG AATGCACTGATTACGAGCACAGACCTCATCAACCGCAAAATAAAGGAGTACAACACTCTCATGAG TCCATCCAGCAGTAAAACAGAGCCATCTCCCAAGTCCTCCCGCCAGTCCCTGAGTATCAGACACACACTGCTGGGGGGGAAAGGGGAGAATAAAGGGACTAGTCTACATTCACCCAGCAAGGAGCAGGAGAGGAGGAGCTTGCACAAAG ATGACACAAGCCCACCTAAGGACAGAGGGCCATGGAGGAAAGCCATCCCAGGGCTCATGAGGAAGCCCTTTGAGAAGAAGGCCTCTCCAGGGGTCACGTTCGGCGTGAGGTTGGACGACTGCCCTCCCGCACACAACAACAGA tttgttCCTCTGATTGTGGAGGTATGCTGTAATctagtggaggagagggggctAGAGTACACTGGTATTTACCGAGTGCCCGGAAACAACGCCGCCATTTCTAGTATGCAGGACGAGTTGAACAAGGGTGTGGGAGACATCGATATCCAAGAGGAC AAATGGAAGGACCTAAATGTGATCAGCAGTTTACTGAAATCCTTCTTCCGGAAGCTTCCAGAGCCTCTCTTCACAAATG AGAAATATGCTGACTTTATAGACGCCAACAGAACAGAGGACCCAGTGGAGAGACTGAGGGCACTAAAGAAACTG CTCCATGAGTTGCCAGATCACCACTATGAGACGCTCAAATTCCTCTCGGCGCATCTGAAAACCGTGGCAGAAAACTCTGAGAAGAACAAG ATGGAACCCCGGAACCTGGCCATCGTGTTCGGACCCACACTGGTGCGCACGTCTGACGACAACATGACCCACATGGTCACACACATGCCTGACCAGTACAAGATTGTGGAGACCCTCATTCAGCAT TATGACTGGTTCTTCACTGAAGATGGTGATGAAGAGCCAGCG ACTTCAGTTCAGCAGGAGAGTGCAGTGGAGACTCAGCCCGTGCCCAACATCGACCACCTGCTGACCAACATCGGGCGCACGGCTACCTCACCAGGGGAAGTGTCAG ATTCACCCACTAGTGATTCTGCTAAATCtaag GGCTCGTGGGGGTCAGGGAAGGACCAGTACAGTCGCGAGCTGGTCTCCTCCATCTTTGCTGCGGCCAACCGCAAGCGAAAGAAGCAGCAAGACAAACTCTTGGCCAGCAGCTCTGACGATGACCTGGATCCTGTCTTTCCTAAGAAGGAGCTCCccaaccagaaccagaacccgAAGCAGGGCCAGCAGGCTGCAGCAGGACATACCTGCCCCGTCCCACATGAGCTTGCTGCTGGAGCAAAGCATGATGGGAAAGATGGAGAAATCACACCGAAGAGCCGAAAGGAGCACAGGAACTCTTTCTTCGTTCGAGAAAAGATCCAGCCCACGCAGCCATCACCCTCCCCAAAACACTCCGTCTCACCCAACCGCACCCCGGCACCCCCCAAGCACTCCCTCTCTGACCCGCCTTCCCAGGTGGATGAGACTACCTCAGATCTGGGCACCATGAGCTCTGGCGCCTCCATGCCCAGGAGCAGGCCCAGGAGATGGGGCacagtgccccctgctggtctgGAGCTGTCTCCAGTTGGGCCTGCAGGAGCTTCTGCCACTGCAGAGGTAAGCTCCATCACCTCAGACTACTCGAccacctcctccaacacctTCCTGACGGGGGTGGAGTCAAGTGTTTTCAGTCCAGAAGTACAATCAGTGGCAGAGAGCCGGGGTGGGGACGAGGCCGATGACGAACGCAGTGAGCTCATCAGTGAGGGACGACCAATGGAGACAGACAGCGAGAGCGAGTTCCCCGTGTTCACCAGTGAGGGCGCTGCCACTTCTGCCTTGGACTGCTTGCCTGGCAAGTCTGGGCCTACTAGAGAAGTGGACAACGGTGCCCAAAAACCAGAAAGCCGCCGCCTTCTACCGTCACATAAGCTGATAGAGTGCGACACGTTGTCCAGGAGACGGTCTCTACGACAGAAAACAGACAGCGAATCGTCCGTTGAGGGTGGGGCCAGCGGTGGGGGGCGGGTGCCAAGCCGGAGCGAACCGAACCGCCTCTCTCGTGTTCTGGAGGCGATGAAGAAAGGGCGTTCCAGCGGCAGCCTgagctccacctcctcctcccgcAGCGAATCGGAACGCGGCGAGCCGGCCAGGCGGCTGAAAATCACAGAGAGGCTCAAGTCGCACCTGCGCTCATCTGCGGACGACATGTTCGGCCTGGGTGGGCAGAGGAGCCGCTCGTCTGAGGTGGGCAGCAGGAAGAAGGGTGTCAGACGACGACACACCATGGGCGGGCAGCGGGATTTCGGGGAGCTCGCCGTCATCAACGACTGGCGTGAGCAGGGTGGGCCAgaccagggggcggagctgtctCCTGCTGACCGCCCCAAACCCCAGCGTGGCACGCGTGACGTGTCCATCCGGGACTGGATTGCACGTGAGCGCTGGCGGGGGGCAGGGTCTCGAGCAGGCGTGCAGCCCAGCAGGTCAGAGGTGAAGGCAGGCGGTGGAGAGGCGCTGTGTAACCCTGCTTCAGCCCCGAACCCCCAGATGAGCATGGACGAGGTGAACGGGGGGGCAGGGGTGCAGGGGAAGGGCCTGACCCTGGGCACTgacgcacacccacacagactgtCAGGAGCACATGTCCGCTCCCGATTCTACCAATGCCTATAA